A stretch of Lutra lutra chromosome 9, mLutLut1.2, whole genome shotgun sequence DNA encodes these proteins:
- the ATRAID gene encoding all-trans retinoic acid-induced differentiation factor, translated as MALRGQGCPSFLVPWAATLLLALGAERALALPEICMLCPGSVQDLSEVALYCKQTPELKLHSRCCLNQEGTIVGLDLQNCSLKDPGPNFPQAHTAVIIDLQANPLKDDLANTFRGFTQLQTLILPQDVSCPGGINAWNTVTFYTKNQTCQGQRNFCNSTGDQEMCPENGSCVPDGPGLLECVCADGFHGYKCMRQGSFSLLMFFGVLGSTTLSISILLWGTQRRKAKTS; from the exons ATGGCTCTTCGCGGGCAGGGTTGTCCTTCATTCCTGGTCCCTTGGGCAGCGACCCTGCTCCTAGCTCTGGGCGCGGAAAGGGCTCTGGCGCTACCCGAG ATATGCATGCTGTGTCCAGGGAGTGTGCAAGATTTGTCTGAAGTGGCTCTTTATTGTAAGCAGACACCAGAGCTAAAGCTGCACTCCCGCTGCTGCCTGAATCAGGAGGGCACCATCgtggg GCTGGATCTCCAGAACTGTTCTCTAAAGGACCCTGGTCCAAACTTTCCTCAGGCACATACTGCTGTCATCAT AGACCTGCAAGCAAACCCCCTCAAAGATGACTTGGCCAACACCTTCCGTGGCTTTACCCAGCTCCAGACTCT GATACTGCCCCAAGATGTCAGCTGTCCTGGAGGTATTAATGCCTGGAATACTGTCACCTTTTacacaaaaaaccaaacctgccaaGGGCAAAGGAACTTTTGCAACAGCACGGGGGACCAAG AAATGTGTCCTGAGAATGGGTCCTGTGTACCTGATGGTCCAGGTCTCTTGGAATGTGTCTGTGCTGATGGCTTCCATGGCTACAAGTGTATGCGCCAG GGTTCCTTCTCACTGCTTATGTTCTTCGGTGTTCTGGGATCTACCACATTATCCATCTCCATTCTGCTTTGGGGGACCCAACGCCGGAAAGCTAAGACTTCATGA